In Zingiber officinale cultivar Zhangliang chromosome 3B, Zo_v1.1, whole genome shotgun sequence, a single window of DNA contains:
- the LOC121968276 gene encoding plasmodesmata-located protein 7-like → MSLFFLLLFLFFPSMTISSFDDFNSFVYVGCSQNRYTLGSPYQLNVDSLLTSLANAATFSSYHDFTSNAAAATPAYGLFQCRTDLPTSDCATCVRSALDKLPSLCPYATFAAVQLKGCFVRYSNDSFIGNPDTALVYKKCGGSGSEMVGLRDAALGGLGGGGTGEYRVGAAGRVRALAQCVGDQGARECSECVAAAVEQVKDACGAANAGNVYLGKCYVSYWSGGAYDSDRSSHYHGDHVSAKTLAIVLAVTVAVVIGIVIFSIMRRNGK, encoded by the exons atgtctctcttcttccttctcctctttcttttttttccctcGATGACCATCTCGTCCTTCGACGACTTCAATTCCTTCGTCTACGTCGGCTGCTCGCAGAACAGGTACACCCTCGGATCCCCCTACCAACTCAACGTCGACTCCCTCCTCACCTCCCTCGCCAACGCTGCCACCTTCTCCTCCTACCACGACTTCACCAGCAACGCCGCCGCAGCCACCCCCGCCTACGGCCTCTTCCAGTGCCGCACCGACCTTCCCACCTCTGACTGCGCCACCTGCGTCCGCTCCGCCCTCGACAAGCTCCCTTCCCTCTGCCCCTACGCGACCTTCGCCGCCGTTCAGCTCAAGGGCTGCTTCGTCCGTTACAGCAACGACTCTTTCATCGGCAATCCTGACACCGCCCTCGTTTACAAGAAGTGCGGCGGCAGCGGCTCCGAGATGGTTGGCTTGCGGGACGCCGCCCTGGGCGGACTCGGCGGTGGTGGAACAGGTGAGTACAGAGTGGGTGCGGCGGGACGGGTTCGGGCGCTGGCACAGTGCGTCGGGGATCAGGGCGCCAGGGAGTGCAGCGAGTGCGTGGCGGCGGCCGTCGAACAGGTCAAGGACGCCTGTGGGGCTGCCAATGCTGGCAACGTATACCTCGGCAAGTGCTACGTCAGCTACTGGTCCGGTGGAGCTTACGACTCGGATAGATCAAGTCACTACCACG GTGATCATGTGAGTGCCAAAACATTGGCAATTGTTCTCGCTGTCACCGTTGCAGTGGTCATTGGAATCGTTATCTTCTCCATTATGAGAAGAAATGGGAAATAA